In the Excalfactoria chinensis isolate bCotChi1 chromosome 18, bCotChi1.hap2, whole genome shotgun sequence genome, CGAAAGCGGCCTCCTGGCTGCTTCTAAAAGGGATTCAGTTGGCATTGGAACATCGCTCTGATTGGGGAGGGGAGGGCATTCTGCATTCTGGGCTTTTTGCTGTGTTGCATCCAGACCcagtttgttcatttttggaaaagcaaatgaacagcATCCCTGTTTGTCACAATCAGTGCTTGTTCTTCAGCCTAGGATAGCAGTTGTCTGTATTGGCTtcctctgtggctgctgctggcagctcttgGTAGCGTATAGTGTTCTCTTTCAGAGTAAACAGTGTGGTCTTTTTAAATGGATTATTTGggttatttgcttttttaactaAGCCAATCCAGTTCCTTTATGGGTACGTTTTTATATGAATTTGGGAATCACTTTGTCTTACAGGCACGATGTTGCTGCCCCTCTTAGCCCCCACTCCCAAGAAGTTTCCTGCTATATTGATTATAACATTTCCATGCCAGCGCAGAACCTCTGGAGAGTGGTGAGTAGTCAAAGGGTAGGGATGAGCTCATAGTTTTTACACCAGGAGTAGCTGAGACAAAAAGCCAATGCAAAGACATCTCACCACTGCAGGAAATTGTAAATCGTGAGTCTGACATGGATGTGTGGAAGACCATTCTGTCCGAAGTGAGGTTTGTTCACGTGAATACCTCTGCAGTGCTAAAGGTGAGTggatttgtgtttatttcccTACAGTTCTTCCTCTGTGTGACTCATAATCCCACAACACAGTAATCTCTTTGTAGCAGGCCCTCGCTGTGATGGGCTACACAGCCAGGCCAGGGAACTTCCAGCCTGAGGTTTGAAGTAGCAGGACTGTAAGTTGCACTTTCACTTTCAGCTCAGTGGAGCATCTTTACCTGAGTGGGGATACCGGCAGCTGGAGGTGGTTGGAGAGAAGCTGTCCAAAGGCTACCACCAGAGCATGGTGTGGAATGTGGAAGAGCACAGATATGGGAAAAGTATGTCTCAGCCATGTTCTCTAAGCGTAGTTCTGTGACTGGGGAGCTTCCTGCGATGTACATTGGTGAAAGGACTTAGTCTGGTGGAACTGGGATGGAGTGAGTGTGTTCCCAGGGTCACTGACACGGTGATGTTCTAGCCACACTCAGCTCAAGCTGTGGGTTTGGACAGTACTTCAGTGAGTTTAGTTCTACCACAATGTCAGAATCCTTACAGATCTATTCAGAGAGCTCATACCATACAATTGAACTGCACGGTGCTAAAGGGCTCCTGGGAGTCTGAGGAGACAGGGGTGTATATCATATGGGCCCTCCCTTTCTGGGTTGTTATGTTGTTACTGTTTCTGAGCAGTGGTGTTTTCTTCCAGGCCAAGAGCAAAAAGAGAGGGAAGTTGAACTCCATTCTCCCACACGGATGGATATAAGTAAAAACCTCAGCTTCATGGCAAAGTTCACAGAATTGCAGGTAAATGtctttctttcatcctttcttctgttgcagGGCAGGAACCAAAGCACTTCTGCAGACTCTGAGGCTGAGAAGTCATTGTTTCTTCCTTGCTGATAGAATTTGGCTTCCTTAGGGAAGAAAAAGTCTGAATGCTTGTAAGCATTagacagcagcacaactgtGCTGTTGAATGATGAGTACCCAAGTGACTgcataaaaagagagagaaggaagggcaGCTGGGCATGCAGAAGTTCTCTGGCACTGAATTGCAGTGATGTGTGATCAGCAGTCTCGGTGTCCCTTACTGACATTTCAGAATTTCACTCAGAAAAGTGCATTTTCTAAGGACAGATAGAACCATTTTATTGATAAATATCCAGCCTTAATAACAAGCAAGTCTTTCTCCACGCTCAGGTTGAGAACATCTTACATCTGAAGCTGTTCATCAATGCCTGCCATCTCAGCCACTGCTCTAATTCTGAAAGCCTTctgcttattcttttttccagtggaaGATACTCACATTGAAAAATGAAGACACAGAACATAAGtacagctcctctgctcttgACTGGATCACAATGGACACAAATATCGCATACTGGCTACACCCAACCTCTGGTGTGAGTAGCAGAGTGGGAGTAAGCGTGAACCTGGTGAGGAAAGGCTTCAGTTCTGGCATGTCTGAGTGATGAGAGCAGGGTTGCAGTTCTGTCCAAGGAGCTGATCCAGGATGGGCTCCTACTGCGTTAAGAATTTTCAGCACCTCAAAACAAGCAGCTTTCTcttgagaaatattttgtttctttattttttctttattattattattattatattgttTTAGAAAAACTGCAGGTCTATAGTTTCCATTTAGAAGATGAGTTGATCTTCAGTAGCATCCTTTAAATGCTATACATTACAAAAGAGCCCTAAAGCAGCAAAGCTTATCAGCTTTCTGGTGAGGAAAGAAAGATCCCATTAGTAGCCATGCACACTATGAAACTGAGCTTAGCAAGTACGTAAAATATTGAGAATATATGAATTTACCTAAAAGAACTGCGGTGCATTCCTGCTGCTGGCTTATACCATCTGCTGTTCGGCAGGCCCAGATCCATCTCCTTGGGAATGTTTGTACCTGGGCTTCAGCTAACATCGCTGCTGTGGTCTATGCGTGTCTGTCCCTGTGGTACCTGATACGACGAAGAAGAAAGATTTATGATATTCCTGAAGGTTTGATTCCATTGGGGGTGTCTCTTAGTCTGTTCTGCTCTAATGGACCCAAagccatatttttttctgtagctaTATGCTTGATTAGTTTAGGACCTTGTCCTGTCTCCTAACCCTGACACTTTGCTTGTGGCACACAAAGATTTTGGTCATTGCCATGTGACCGTGGCCTCTTGAGACTGCATAGGAGCCAGCACAGTGTTTGAGTTATTCCCTGGGTGTTAAGACACCTCCAGGCAGCAGATCTGGATTGTATTGAGACCTTCTGTGATAGACTTATAGTAGACACAGATAGTGACTGTGTGGAGAGAGGTTTATTTCAGACAAAACCCTGACCTTTGAGAGACATAAATTTATAGGGTCAGTGCTCCGAGATATCAGTCAGAGATTTCTGCTGTCTCCTGCAGATGCATGGCAGCTGTGGGTATCAGCTGGGCAGATCTGTGTTGGAGGCTGGGTTGTGAATTACCTGCCCTTCTTCCTGATGGAGAAGACACTTTTCCTGTACCACTACTTGCCTGCCCTCACGTTCCAGATTCTCCTGATTCCCGTCGTATTACAGCATCTCAGCGATCATCTCTGCAGGTATGTCATTTTTACAGGTAAGGGACACAGTTCTTTCCTCCAGGCTTGGCACCTTGgcaggctgctgcaggaaggcGCTGTTATTTCCCaacagtttcattttcctttagaaaGGATAAGCCACATTTACGTCTTCCATCTGGATGGAGTATGAGCTAGCATCGATGTAATCTGCCTGCTCTTTCACTCTCTTGTCCCAGATCTCTGCTATCCAAGAGCATGTTCAGTGCACTGATTGTAGCCTGGTTCTCCTCTGTGTGCTTTGCCTATCGCACGTTCAGCCCTGTGACCTACGGGGAGCCCCTGTCTGTTGCTGAGCTCAAGGAGCTGCGCTGGAAGGACAGCTGGAACATCCTCATCCGAAagcagtgacactgacagtCTTGTTGCAGGTAAAAGGCAACACACCTCTTATGCAAAGCCAGGTTTATTGTATTGTTAGCATTACTGAATTTTTGAAGTCTGATCAATGATTGATAGTTATTGGATCAAGctgtaacagaaaaagaaattaaagttcTCTTAGTGTACTATTACAGTGAAGTTCTCAGTGGTAACGTAGTTGTTACGAGCACAGTTCCACGGCCTGCTACCAACATCAGCTGTGTTGTATTTACAGCGCTGCGGCACGAGCTGAAGGAATCGTGGGGACAAGGAAGCTCTGAACATCACACACTGCTTCAGGTTAAAAACACTGTGGGTAACTCAGCCTGACGTGCACCAGCAGGGAGATTCACAGGGTAGCAGAAGGTACAAGTTAAGGGATGGGGCTTCTAACTGGGATGTCTGATAGCTGTACATGCAGTCCCTAAAGGACACAGTATTTCTGCCAgttgactttatttatttagtgtctgcagcagccaggagctgacTGAGAACCCCAGTCCTAAACAGGTCAGGATGCTTTTTATTGTAGCATTCCTTTCTGCCCTAACAAATGCTATTCCAGTCTGCCCTCTTCTCTCCATGAAGAAGGTCTGGTCAAACACTACAGTCACTCCAAGTAGGATTTAGTCACTGTGTTGCTCCTCCTTAAAGCTGTACTGACATTTAATGCTCCAGTGCAGCATCTCACACTCTAAGCCTGTCAGACTGACTTACAGAAATGTAATGTTGAAGTGCTCATTAGGAGATAACAAACCTTTACTGCATCCtaagaagcatttcttttcatacGTTTGTATTGGTGTAGCAGAAGTAACACAAAAACCTTTTATATAAAACAGCTGTTTCTGTTCATGGTTTGTTCACGTGTTTATTAGCCAAAGTTACACACCCATAACCAACACAGCCAGATCgaagcttagaaaaaaaatcaaccagcAAATATCAAAAAGTCCCTCTCAGTAACATTTTCCCCCCCACCTCATTCTTCAGATTGCTCTGTAATTACAGACTTGAGAAGGACGTAACGAGGACGTTCTCAAAGGCCCAACTTCATTTCACATTCTTTGCCACAAACTTTACGTTGCTGAAGTTCTATGGGGTAAACTGCAGAAATGGGGATGTCACTGTTTGTAATTCCAGTCTCTAATCTGTTCGGCTCTGTTGTTGGGGGGGGTTTGGTTAGAAAATCAGAACATTCGTCCATTTAGTCACTGTGGCCCTGATTGATGGTAAAACCACATTTAGATACATAGCTGTGGCATCAACAAGGAGGGTCCTGCAATTCACTGCTTTCCCCTTGTCAGTTCTACCACCCAGCTCTGGAAGTGGATGGATTCTGCCCAGCAGAATCTGCAGCCAGCAGTACAGAAATGCCCTAAAAGACACTCAGACTGATGAGGTGAGGTTTCTGTTTCCGTGAGCAACTCAATCCAGTTGGAGCTCACACATTCAGGTAACTGTGGTAAAGGAAACACCATTTGGGTACAAAAATAGAAGCCTTCTCTGCGTACAGCACAGCAAGGTGCAGTAGCTTAGAAAGGTATCACTTTGCAGGGACAAGAACCACGCTACTTCTTGGGCCTGTTCCCTCCATGAAGAGTAAGTTTCCATTTATTCCAGACTCCTCTCAATGCCTTGGGGGGAGAGATTCCGCTATGGTTGCCCTCAGGAAGTTGTATTCCTGCCCCCACAGGCTGCTACAGGTTGTCAAGGTTTGCCAGCAGGAGAGCAGTGTGAGAACTTAAGGGTCATAGCAAGGCAGGAGAAGAGTAAGGACCGTACCTGCTTGTTGTGATTAGCAGACCGTGAGCCTCCTGGAGAAAGAGGCTGTTCAGTCTGTTAACCTTCCTGCTAAGAAAGAGCATCATCAGGGAAACGGGGTCTCTTGCTAAAAACCTGGTTACTTTCAGGAGAAACTTCAGCATTAGATTCCACTTTGAAAATCAAGAAGAACCGAGCAGAACTGCCTTTAAGGAGCTGATTAATAGAACAGATTCAGACATCTCATGGAGGAAGGTTAAGGGTTTGGGGGCCACAGCCCAACTCCTCCCTCTCTGCCAGAAGTTCCACACCGCtaccacctctgctgctgtgatggcTTAAAGGGCACTTCACCGGGCATTGGGGTGCAGTCTTTCTTTCCCAGAGTTGTCTGCAGTGTTGGTCTGGATTAGAGGCAAATCCTTCGGACTCGGCTTAGTGCGGACGGCTGCTGGATTCCAGATGGGACCGTTTGCCAGCTGCCAAcacactgctgctctctgcttgctCAGAGAACGGGCGCTTGTAGGTCCGACCGTGTCCGTTCACTGCCCCTCGCTGCCACTTGCAGATGTCTCCGTTCAGGATGTCTTGAATGTGCTGGACTATGAGGTTTATAGCCACTGCAGAGAGAGGGGTGGGAAATACACGTAAGCTTTCTCAGCTGAGCTGCCAAGAACACATGGAGCATCCAGCCCCATCCGACTCAAGTTTTAACAAGCCCTGAAATGAAGCTATGCCAGCCCTCTGCAGTGAGGTCAGACCTCAACTCAGCAACTGCAACATCAGCTTTGAACTCAGTGTGCTGTTTGACATCTACAATTGCTTATCACTTGTTCCAGCCTTCCACAGACCGAGATGATCCTAGCCAGGCTCCGAGCATCTCCCTCCCCCAGCAGCCCTCCAACAAAGCCCAGCACACTCAGAAGCTGCCAACGAGGTGCTGGTTGCCACGTGCCCTCCCGTGGGCTCCCCAGAGAAATCAGGCAGAGAACTGAACTCCCTTTTACCCATGTTGTCAACTCCTCGGGGGATGATCACATCTGCATACTTCTTGGTCTGCAAAACAGCAATGGTGGCGGAGACTGTTAATGGGAAAAGCCTGTCCTGTCCTTACCCAACCCAGGAATCTGAGTGCAAAGATGGACCAAGCATCATGCTCCAGTGTTGTAAGTTAAAGCAGTCTATGATGGTAACATAGCAAGCACCTCAATTACTCTTGCATTGTACAGCATAAGGAGTAGACTATGGTGGTCTGCCTCTGGGTCTGCAGTCTCCCCTGCAAGGCTTAAAGGAGGGACCTCGGGCTCATGAGGGCTTGCATTGATGATATGGGAGAGGCAGAGGTGGGACTCACACCATCCACCTCCCTGTTATGGTGTTCCCAGCACCTACAGCTCCTCCCACGCTCCCTGCTCTTTCTCCCCCCAGCACTCAATGTACCGGCAAGCAGAACTCCTCGAAGGCGGGCTTGACAAAGGTGGTGTACTGCGTGAGGATCTGCTCCAGGTCCCTGCCGCGCTTCATATCTCGAAGAactggaaggagaaaacaaacagcccGAGTTCTACATTGGGGATGGACGGATAAAGACCTGCAGAGGGACAACAGTAGGCAGGGAGCGTTACCTCGACGGGACAGCCGCACGTCCGAGTCCGTGTCCACAAAGAGCCGCAGGTGGAACATATCGCGGATGTCCTGGTTGTAGAACACCAGGATGCCCTCGAACAGCACCACGTCGGCCGGGTACACCACCGTGGTGTCCGCCATCCTGCCGGGACCGGCACGGCGCCGTGCTCAGCAGCTCCGCCCCCAACACCGCGCGGCAGAACCCGAACCCGAACCCGAACCTGAACCCGAACCCTTTTGCCTACCTCGAATGGGTCACGAAGTCGTAGGTCGGAACCTCCACCGTTTTCCCCTCCACGATGTTTTTGAGGGTTGTGCGCATCAAATCGTTATCGAAAGCGTCTGCGGGAGGGACGGGACGGAcgggaaggaaggaaggaaggaaggaaagaaggaaggcaagaaggaaggaaggaaagcaggaaggaaagcaggaaggaaagcaggaaggaaagcaggaaggaaagcaggaaggaaagcaggaaggaaagcaggctCAGTGCCGCCCGGTCCGCACGCAGCGGGCAGGACCTTTAGGCGGCCGCCTGCGCACAGCCGTACCCGGGTGGTCGAAGTTGTACTGGCCCTTGAGCGCCTTGCCCTGCTGCTCGGCCGTCAGCACCTTGTAGAAGCTGTCCTGGCTGAGGATCAGCACTTTGCGCTGCCGCCGCTCCACCTCGttctgccccagcagctccatgaTCTTCTCGCACACTGTGGACTGAAGGCGGCGGGTCAGCGCCGAACGACCCGACCCGACCCGACCCGACCGAACCGACCCCGGCACGGAGCCGCTCTCACTTTGCCGCTGGCGGTGCCGCCGCTGACCCCGATGAGGAACGGCTTCGGGTGCGGCCGCTCCGCTTCGCTGCCGCCGGCGGACGCCATGACGGGCGCGGGGTGAGCCGGGCGCAGCGGCGCTGCCGCGGGGTGTGCTGGGAAATGGAGTCCGGGGGcgggaagggggcggggcttaggTGGTGGGCGTGGTTTGTGTGTGGGCGGGGCTCGgcggggggcggggcggggctgACACGTGGGGCGGGCGGCAGGAAGGGGACGGAGCAGGAGGGGGGAGCTGAGCGTCATCGCACACggtgtgtgtggttttgtgtCCATAGGGAGACCGGATGgatgcagggctgtgtgtgggcaTGATGTGCACTACGTGtgtcagcacacagctgtgtgtgcactTATGTTGCATTCTATAGGCTCAGCGAACGCCTTTATTTATGTCTGTGCACCCTGAGCAGCACAGTTAGGGGCTATAGGAGATGCCTTTTCATTGCTATAGGACATGCCTGTTCATAGCTATAGGATATGCCTATTCATTGCTATAGGACATGCCTATTCATTGCTATAGGACATGCCTATTCATTGCTATAGGACATGCCTATTCACTGCTATAGGATATGCCTATTCACTGCTATAGGATATGCCTATTCATTGCTATAGGACATGCCTGTTCATAGCTATAGGACATGCCTATTCATTGCTATAGGACATGCCTATTCATTGCTATAGGACATGCCTATTCACTGCTATAGGACATGCCTATTCATAGCTATAGGATATGCCTATTCACTGCTATAGGATATGCCTATTCATTGCTATAGGACATGCCTATTCACAGCTATAGGACATGCCTATTCACAGCTATAGGACATGCCTATTCATAGCTAAACAGCTGTGGCACGTATTTACCCCTTTTAATGACAGCCGGCAGCTAATCCACGTGCTTTGAACGCAGTTGTGTCCCACCAGCCCCGCTTCCAgctgtgacaaatggcagccctgctctgtgcccgCCGCCCTCACCCCATCCCCGCCTGCCGCCGCCGGTCAATGATTAACGCGGGGTCGGGGCCGCCCAGGCCCGTCGGGATGGAGGAGGCCGGGTCGGGCGCTGAGCGCCGGGTGGTGGCTGCCAGCAACGCGGCCTTCGAGGAGGACCCGCCGCCCTACTCCCCGCCCGACCCCAAGAGCGCTCAGCCGTTCCCGGTTCTTTTCCAccctcagccccatccccacccgCTGTCCTACACCGCCGTACGTAGCCGGGCCCGCTTCCCCTCGGCCTTCGGGGGACCCACTCGGCCGCTGACCCCCCCCAACCCTGTCGTTGCAGTCCGTGGGGCCGCCCGGCACGGGGCCTCCAACAGCCGCCCAACAGCTGCCCAAGGATTCCATGGTGGAGTCGGTGCTGGTGACGCTGTTCTGCTGCCCGCTGACCGGGCTGGCCGCCCTGCTCTATTCCCACGAGGTAAGATCGGCCCCGCTCAGCCCCCACCCTGCGCCGCAACCCCGCTGAGctcccccccttctccccaccCCAGACCCGCGCTGCTCTCAGCCGTGGGGACGTGGCCCGGGCCCGGGTGGCATCCAAGAAGGCGCAGACGCTGGTGCTGCTCAGCCTCATCGTGGGGCTGTTTGTCTCCTTCAGTTGGGTTGTCTACGTCCTGGTGGCTCTGTACTGGTGACGGGGCTGCCATTGGTCAGGAGCAGCTGCCGGGTGATGCCAGCCCCGAGCccagcagccctgtgcagcaTCAGGCCCTGCGCTGCTCACTGACTGCTGGGACCAAcgctgggagctgcagcacagctgcaatgGAGCAAACGGCCTCGCAGTGCAGGGctacagcaggcagctctgcatgtGCCCATGTGTGAGAGGTCTCCTGTATTTTAGCTTCTATTCTGCAcgcacagctgtgctgcatcgCCGCCTCCTTGCTGCTTCCAGCTcgaaataaaacacacacagccgAAGCCTTTGTGTTCTGTATGTAACGCAGCTCCCCCCCCATCATGGCTGGGAACCCACAGCCTGCACCCACCACAAACATGAGGGCAAGTTCTGCTGCAATCAGTCAATCTGGGCCCTCCTCCAAAGCCCCCCCCGGCTCACAGCAGCCGTCCAGCCCTCACTCAGTGTCTGAGCATCCTCCTCTGTGCCGGCAGCTGCCCGTTACTTCTAAAGGAATGTTGAACCCCATCCAGCACTGAAATAGCACCAGCAGCCACTCAGGGGTTATTTATGGCCATGCCAtaggctgggctgcagcactggggtcaAAGCCCCCCATTCCTATCAGTGCTCGGAggggggcaggaggagatgtcccctgcacagcactgagcttgGGGGGGGTCCACAGTGCTGTCAGGGTGAGCAAAAAGGGCAAAGGAGGAGCTGGATGGGGGTGTGATAAAACACGAGGCCACACCAACTTGAGGAGCGGATTCGATTGTCACTTTAATCCACAGACTGCTGCATGCAACTGTAAACGGGACCGTCAGGCAGGTTTGTTACTGGTATTTATTGGTCTGGAATATAAAAGTTACAGGTTTGAAATGTTTGCAGGAAGATGCCACCATTGGGACTGGGTTAGTGGTAAGTCTATAATACAGCcaagcagctggggctgggggggaggctggggagcagcacgATAGCAAAGTGCTTTGCTTCCTGCCTGCCCATGGGGGAGCAGAGACCCTCCAGggctcccccctggctgcccccaaCCCCATCCCTCTGCATTGagccctgagcacagcactgcctgctccttTCATCCCCAGCAATGGGGACCCACAGCTGTGCCCACACTGACAcccctgcagcacacagcagtgatggggccagcagagctctgtgggctgcgtttgcttttcccatctcattgctttctttcagtcttatttacaaaggaaaatcaaTGAATCTCTTCCCACTTCGAGGATTGCAAAGCTTCGGCCCGGCACAGCGTGCAGCCACACGGCTGTTAACAGTGCCATAAAGAAATACAAGGTGCCAGTGGGAAAGTGATGATGTTGGGTGCAATCCCAGGAGcggagcaaagcaaagcaggcaCGGCCAGGAGCCGGGCAAGGCTTTGCAATCTGCAGGAGGAAGTGCTGGACTCACTTGATCCACCCAGAACAAACAGAGGTTTGGCAAACATTGACCTGCCATGGAGAAGTAAAGCGAGGATGCTCTGCAAAAACACCCCATGAGAACCactgccctgagctgcaggaTTGCTTTGGAGCTGTGACAAACCTGCAATGGTGGGACAAGGCTCCGCAGGAGGATTTGCAAGGGGGTAAAACCGACAGCACGTGTGCTCAGAACCACCACCCACGTTGTAAACAACTGAATGGGGCCAGaaagggggtggggaggaatgggatagactgggagatgggatgggacaCGGAGCAGGGATGGAGGGGCTGAGTAAGGCACACGGAACAGGAGGGGAGcgcagggcagtgctggggcttaAAGGGGCGGCTTCTGAGCACCACGGGTTGTTGGGATGAGAACCATTTGGCAACAAGGAGAGGAACGGATGGGGCCGGGAGCCCCACAGAAGAGCTGCTGGCTCCTCCAGTGCCCCGGGGCGGCCCTCAGCCTCTTTCCTTCCAGCACTCAGAGCGATGCTGTCACTGCTTGTGAGTTTGATACACGTCACGTTTtgcacttgttttctttgtttttttcctataaacCCATCGGGATTCAGACAtgcaccaaaaagaaaaaaacctccaaCGGATTCTAAATACTAATATTTACAGTCATATACTACAGAATTTCCTGTGCAAAAGCTAGTACCATCACTACAAGATAGGGGCCCACAGGGCAGGTGAGCGCGGTACCGCGGGTAGTCCATGTTTCCAGGGGTCGGAGGGATCACTGTGGCTTAAATAGTGAGATCTGAGGAGGGGGGAACGATGGCTGGAGATGGCGGCTCCCTGCCCACCATTCAGTGCCTCTTCTGTATCCATTAGCGGTGCCTTCATCCTATCGAGAAGGCAAGAGAGACCTGGGGCAAACTGAAGCCCCCTGTAAACAAGCCCAGCCCTCCGGCAGGCAGCGGGGCTCCTTCACCCCCACCTTCCTGGGGAAA is a window encoding:
- the PRRT1B gene encoding proline rich transmembrane protein 1B, producing MEEAGSGAERRVVAASNAAFEEDPPPYSPPDPKSAQPFPVLFHPQPHPHPLSYTASVGPPGTGPPTAAQQLPKDSMVESVLVTLFCCPLTGLAALLYSHETRAALSRGDVARARVASKKAQTLVLLSLIVGLFVSFSWVVYVLVALYW
- the UCK1 gene encoding uridine-cytidine kinase 1; this translates as MASAGGSEAERPHPKPFLIGVSGGTASGKSTVCEKIMELLGQNEVERRQRKVLILSQDSFYKVLTAEQQGKALKGQYNFDHPDAFDNDLMRTTLKNIVEGKTVEVPTYDFVTHSRMADTTVVYPADVVLFEGILVFYNQDIRDMFHLRLFVDTDSDVRLSRRVLRDMKRGRDLEQILTQYTTFVKPAFEEFCLPTKKYADVIIPRGVDNMVAINLIVQHIQDILNGDICKWQRGAVNGHGRTYKRPFSEQAESSSVLAAGKRSHLESSSRPH